Part of the Bacteroidota bacterium genome is shown below.
ACTTGCATGCTCAAGGAGATATAAAATGACCCACTCGAGTACGCGAAGACCCTAATATAATAGATGAACCGCTGGAAATCCCCTGGTCGGTAAAGTTTTGACTCTGAACCATAGTGATGTTCATAAGTAAGAAGAAAATGAATATGTAAATTATTTTAAGCATTATTTATTATGACAGTTCAAACATATAGCCATTCTGCCCCCTGCAACTTTCATCATTGCTTTATTATCGGAACCGTGCGGGTTATGACAACTGACGCAGGAAATTTCATTTTTGCCATTTTCAGAAGTAGTTCTGAACCTGCTCGGATGGTTATTGACAGGATGGTTTAAACCATATTTATCGTGGCAGGAGATGCAAGTGTTGTAAACTTTATCTTTTAATAATTTCTTCGTATTAGAACTGTGTGGAGAATGGCAAGTTAAACAATCGTTTCCAACCGCGTGCGGATATTTAGCTTTTTCGTTTAAATCGGTAATTTCGGAATGGCAGTCGGCACAAACTCCAGGTACCCCTTTTTCAACAACAACAGCTTTGCTTTCTTTCGACCATGCGTGGCAGGTTGTACATTCTTTCATTTCAACGGGTCCGTGAACTTTAGAGCTTTGTGCGAATTCTTTGTGGCAGCTATTGCAATCGGCAGTAATGTTTTGGCCACCGTCACCGCTCGGCAAGCCATCGTGGCAACTTGTGCAATTCTGTTCATACTCCGAATTGTGAAATTTGTCAGCACGATCTGCAACCGGTTTGGATTCTGCTAATTGTGTAGTGCGAAAAAGTATTGC
Proteins encoded:
- a CDS encoding cytochrome c3 family protein, which produces MYIRSIVNILVCIILLVSLQAFVSKPDISIVPFAEQPNSYDVAKLLLLSVPKNIGNELVISSQWQFEKVIPIASPSEKEKFPKEFIQIFPPNTTIEELAYSFILQGGSTLPETLRYKYIDTMTVRGFWRKPAFTELLRLVQVSRASELVLNVKGWKDITLTTDYDDPVKENYSLYKLQTQLIPGDNKIYFTSVGNKSKAILFRTTQLAESKPVADRADKFHNSEYEQNCTSCHDGLPSGDGGQNITADCNSCHKEFAQSSKVHGPVEMKECTTCHAWSKESKAVVVEKGVPGVCADCHSEITDLNEKAKYPHAVGNDCLTCHSPHSSNTKKLLKDKVYNTCISCHDKYGLNHPVNNHPSRFRTTSENGKNEISCVSCHNPHGSDNKAMMKVAGGRMAICLNCHNK